A part of Gemmatimonadales bacterium genomic DNA contains:
- a CDS encoding DUF1624 domain-containing protein, with protein MTLIAGRRTENGRWLSLDIVRGATVAGMLLVNNPGTWAAIYPPLRHAVWHGWTPTDLVFPFFLFIVGITTELSLGRRASTGATDGAIRRQVLRRSALIVLIGLGLAAFPFFPLERFETLRVPGVLQRIGICYAAAALLAWRRPDRSVALTAVALLLGYWAAMTLVPVPGVGPPTLDPPEATLAAWLDRALLDGHLWSQSRTWDPEGILSTFPAIGTTLLGVLTGRWMQRELPLAERLNGLFAGGAIAAGGGAVWGWVFPINKSLWTSSYVLLSAGLAALTLATVSWVVDVCGQQRWARPLVTYGLNPMVAFAGSGLMAKLMGGLIRVPLHGESVPLQRAIYQTTFEAWLPPHAASLAYALSFVLVWYLILLGMERRGWILKI; from the coding sequence ATGACCCTGATCGCAGGCCGTCGGACGGAAAACGGTCGGTGGCTTTCGCTCGACATCGTGCGCGGCGCCACCGTCGCGGGCATGCTGCTGGTCAACAATCCCGGCACCTGGGCGGCGATTTACCCGCCGCTGCGCCACGCGGTCTGGCACGGCTGGACCCCGACCGACCTCGTCTTTCCCTTCTTCCTCTTCATCGTCGGCATTACCACCGAACTCTCGCTCGGTCGGCGCGCGTCGACCGGCGCGACCGACGGCGCCATCCGGCGACAGGTGCTGCGGCGCAGCGCTCTGATCGTGCTGATCGGTCTGGGCCTGGCGGCGTTTCCCTTCTTTCCCCTGGAACGCTTCGAGACGCTGCGAGTTCCCGGGGTGCTGCAGCGCATCGGGATCTGCTACGCAGCGGCTGCGCTGCTCGCATGGCGCCGCCCAGATCGCAGCGTAGCCCTGACGGCGGTGGCCCTCCTGCTTGGCTACTGGGCGGCCATGACCCTGGTGCCGGTACCCGGGGTCGGACCGCCAACCCTCGACCCGCCCGAGGCAACCCTTGCCGCCTGGCTCGACCGGGCCCTGCTCGACGGGCACCTCTGGTCGCAGTCCCGCACCTGGGATCCGGAAGGCATCCTCTCGACCTTCCCGGCCATCGGTACCACCCTGCTCGGCGTGCTGACCGGCCGCTGGATGCAGCGCGAGCTGCCGCTGGCCGAGCGGCTCAACGGGCTGTTTGCGGGCGGGGCCATCGCGGCCGGCGGCGGGGCTGTCTGGGGCTGGGTCTTCCCGATCAACAAGAGCCTCTGGACCAGTTCCTACGTCCTTCTGTCGGCCGGGCTGGCAGCGCTGACCCTCGCCACCGTCAGCTGGGTCGTCGATGTCTGCGGCCAGCAGCGCTGGGCCCGGCCGCTGGTGACCTACGGCCTCAATCCAATGGTGGCGTTTGCCGGATCCGGGCTGATGGCCAAGCTGATGGGCGGGCTGATTCGTGTCCCATTGCACGGCGAGTCGGTCCCGCTTCAACGAGCGATCTACCAGACTACATTCGAGGCATGGCTTCCTCCCCATGCGGCGTCACTCGCCTACGCGCTCAGCTTCGTCCTGGTCTGGTACCTGATCCTGCTCGGCATGGAGCGCCGAGGCTGGATTCTCAAGATCTGA
- the lepB gene encoding signal peptidase I: MTKDAKPAPSGVGGWLLSWAKTIVIALTVWFVVSSFLFKAFRITSSSMENTLLVGDVLFVNKLLYGPRIPLTRARLPAMRKPKLGSIVVFESVETPDLTVVKRVVGMAGDTLAMQNGVLTRNGTTIEEPWVPAGPRLMPSDPAGDAQIRRWQVRYLAGGDTAAYNPTPNDWGPIVVPAETYFVMGDNRSESYDGRYWGFLPQANVEGSPIIVYYSYNPDTYKPLPIISNVRWGRIFTIPR; the protein is encoded by the coding sequence ATGACCAAGGACGCGAAGCCGGCGCCGTCCGGCGTTGGCGGCTGGCTCCTGAGCTGGGCCAAGACCATCGTGATTGCGCTGACCGTCTGGTTCGTGGTCAGTTCATTCCTGTTCAAGGCCTTCCGGATCACCTCGTCGAGCATGGAGAACACGCTCCTCGTTGGCGATGTTCTCTTCGTCAACAAGCTGCTCTACGGACCCAGGATTCCGCTGACCCGTGCCCGGCTGCCCGCCATGCGGAAGCCCAAGCTGGGCAGTATCGTGGTCTTCGAGTCGGTCGAAACCCCGGACCTCACTGTCGTCAAACGCGTCGTCGGCATGGCCGGCGACACGCTGGCCATGCAGAATGGAGTCCTGACCCGAAATGGCACGACCATCGAGGAGCCGTGGGTTCCCGCGGGCCCTCGTCTGATGCCGTCGGATCCGGCGGGAGACGCGCAGATCCGGCGCTGGCAGGTGCGCTATCTGGCCGGCGGAGACACGGCTGCCTACAACCCCACACCCAACGACTGGGGCCCGATCGTGGTGCCGGCGGAGACCTACTTCGTGATGGGAGACAACCGGAGCGAGTCGTACGATGGACGCTACTGGGGTTTCCTGCCGCAAGCGAACGTCGAGGGTTCACCGATCATCGTGTATTACAGCTACAATCCCGACACCTACAAGCCGCTACCGATCATTTCCAACGTGCGGTGGGGCCGGATCTTCACGATCCCTCGCTGA
- a CDS encoding ABC transporter permease — MARFQFGRRLRSLGWRPPVEDEVEDEMAFHLAMRVRDLMDRGMSEPEARQEALRRLGDPAELRRRLTRLGKARDDSMQRTEWWDGLVQDIRQAIRSLRKQPGFTAAAALTLAVGVGATTAIFSVLYSVVLRPLPIPEPDRVVWISRTWEGRPGGTLSVGNYHDLLAGQNTLSSYTAGYSSPSILGSGEQPESLRGARVTSSFFTVLGVAPALGRVFTAAEDEPGAGSVVVLSHRLWTRRFGADPAVVGQSVLLNAVPHTVLGVMPARFDFFENWDELWTPAGFTQQQAADYDGSYLFHVYGRLRPGATAEGTLAAMAPTVARLREQYPDFNSSLEIHVEPLMRAVLNNAVADRIWVLFGAVGLVLLIGCVNVANLLLARGVGRARELAVRAALGAGRGRIVRQLVTENLVLAALAGLLGLGVAHLGIKLILAGAPPNLARLNQAGLDLATASFAMAVAFGSVLVFGVLPAARVAAQGIAAALRDGSRAVAAGGEWLRRGLVATEVGLALVLLVGAGLLIRTAIHLSRVDPGFDAGPVLSGRISLPRVGYESWERVTQTYTRIGEELAQAPGIAAAALVSQVPMGPGGNTNGLIPEGRPIEGRSAIMARLRLVTPSYFDVMRIPLRSGRAFTDDDRTGTARVMIVSEGFAREAWPDQDPIGKRVTCCEAGPDGGPMWKEVIGVAGDVRTNGPAERGELEYYLPITQTPATAWEWLGRTMTFVVRGQQAPSALGASVRSAVAAVDPALPVFQIATMSERLARTGAEARFNTRLLSILGVLGLGLAIGGIYSVIAFFVNRRTRELGVRMALGASATDIRRLVLRQGLGPVVVGIGVGMIASIGLTRLLAGQLRGVSPTDPITLVGVTLLLLLVAAAATLLPARRATRIDATVAMREE; from the coding sequence ATGGCCCGGTTTCAGTTCGGGCGCCGGCTGCGGTCGCTCGGGTGGCGGCCTCCGGTGGAGGACGAGGTCGAAGACGAGATGGCCTTTCACCTCGCCATGCGCGTCCGCGACCTGATGGACCGCGGGATGTCGGAACCAGAAGCTCGACAGGAGGCGCTGCGCCGCCTCGGCGATCCGGCCGAGTTACGGCGGCGCCTGACTCGCCTGGGCAAGGCACGGGATGATTCGATGCAGCGTACCGAATGGTGGGACGGTCTCGTTCAGGATATCCGGCAGGCGATTCGATCGCTGCGCAAACAGCCTGGCTTCACCGCGGCGGCGGCCCTGACGCTGGCGGTGGGTGTCGGCGCCACCACAGCCATCTTCAGCGTGCTCTATTCCGTTGTGCTCCGGCCCCTCCCGATTCCGGAGCCTGATCGGGTGGTATGGATCTCCCGGACCTGGGAGGGGCGTCCCGGGGGCACGCTCTCGGTCGGCAACTATCACGACCTGCTGGCTGGGCAGAACACGCTCTCGTCCTATACCGCCGGCTACTCCAGCCCGTCCATTCTCGGATCCGGTGAGCAACCCGAGTCCTTGCGCGGCGCTCGGGTTACTTCATCGTTCTTTACCGTACTCGGGGTTGCGCCCGCACTGGGACGGGTCTTTACAGCCGCGGAGGACGAGCCCGGAGCAGGCTCGGTCGTGGTGCTTAGCCACCGACTCTGGACCCGGCGTTTTGGGGCGGACCCTGCCGTGGTCGGTCAGAGCGTGCTCCTCAATGCCGTGCCGCACACCGTGCTTGGCGTGATGCCAGCGCGCTTCGACTTCTTCGAGAACTGGGACGAACTCTGGACCCCGGCCGGATTCACCCAGCAGCAGGCGGCCGACTATGACGGCAGCTACCTGTTCCACGTCTACGGGCGGCTCAGACCGGGCGCCACCGCGGAGGGAACCCTCGCCGCCATGGCGCCGACAGTCGCGCGGCTTCGGGAACAGTACCCCGACTTCAACTCGTCCCTCGAGATTCACGTCGAGCCGCTGATGCGGGCCGTGCTGAACAACGCGGTGGCCGATCGAATCTGGGTGCTGTTCGGCGCCGTGGGCCTGGTGCTGCTGATCGGCTGCGTCAACGTGGCCAATCTGCTGCTGGCGCGCGGGGTTGGCCGAGCCCGGGAGCTGGCGGTTCGTGCCGCGCTCGGTGCCGGGCGCGGACGGATCGTCCGCCAACTCGTGACCGAGAATCTCGTGCTGGCGGCGCTTGCCGGGCTGCTCGGCCTTGGCGTGGCGCACCTCGGCATCAAGCTGATCCTGGCCGGCGCGCCTCCGAACCTGGCCCGGCTGAACCAGGCAGGCCTCGACCTTGCGACCGCCTCCTTCGCCATGGCGGTGGCATTCGGCAGCGTGCTCGTGTTTGGGGTACTGCCGGCTGCGCGGGTTGCGGCGCAGGGCATTGCAGCCGCGCTGCGCGACGGGTCCCGTGCGGTCGCCGCCGGCGGTGAATGGCTCCGACGCGGCCTGGTAGCTACCGAAGTCGGCCTGGCCCTGGTGCTCCTGGTCGGTGCGGGGCTTCTGATTCGCACGGCCATTCATCTCAGTCGGGTCGATCCGGGCTTCGACGCTGGGCCGGTACTGTCGGGGCGAATCAGTCTGCCGCGCGTCGGCTATGAGAGTTGGGAGCGTGTTACCCAGACCTACACCAGAATCGGGGAGGAACTGGCCCAGGCGCCGGGCATCGCAGCCGCCGCGCTGGTTTCGCAGGTACCGATGGGCCCGGGCGGCAACACCAACGGCCTGATACCCGAAGGGCGTCCGATCGAAGGGCGGAGCGCCATCATGGCGCGCCTCCGGCTGGTGACGCCAAGCTACTTCGATGTGATGCGGATCCCGCTCCGTTCCGGGCGCGCCTTTACCGACGACGACCGGACCGGGACCGCCCGGGTAATGATCGTGAGCGAAGGGTTCGCGCGGGAGGCGTGGCCCGATCAGGATCCGATCGGGAAGCGCGTGACCTGTTGTGAAGCCGGCCCCGACGGCGGGCCGATGTGGAAGGAGGTCATTGGTGTTGCCGGTGACGTTCGCACCAATGGTCCGGCCGAACGGGGCGAGCTGGAGTACTACCTGCCCATCACCCAAACCCCTGCCACGGCCTGGGAGTGGCTGGGGCGAACCATGACGTTCGTGGTGCGCGGCCAGCAGGCCCCCTCTGCCCTGGGCGCCTCGGTGCGCAGCGCCGTTGCGGCGGTCGACCCGGCACTCCCTGTCTTTCAGATTGCCACGATGAGCGAGCGACTGGCCCGTACCGGCGCCGAGGCCCGATTCAATACTCGGTTGCTCAGCATACTCGGCGTGCTCGGGCTGGGACTTGCGATCGGTGGGATCTACAGCGTAATCGCATTCTTCGTCAATCGTCGAACTCGGGAGCTGGGTGTCCGGATGGCGCTCGGCGCCTCCGCCACCGACATCAGGCGACTGGTGCTGCGCCAGGGACTCGGCCCCGTCGTCGTGGGGATCGGAGTGGGGATGATCGCGTCGATCGGGCTGACCCGGTTGCTCGCAGGGCAGCTTCGAGGGGTGAGCCCGACCGATCCGATCACGCTGGTCGGGGTCACCCTGCTGCTGCTGCTCGTGGCCGCTGCCGCAACATTGCTTCCGGCTCGGCGCGCAACCAGAATCGATGCCACCGTCGCGATGCGCGAGGAGTAG